The sequence below is a genomic window from Wyeomyia smithii strain HCP4-BCI-WySm-NY-G18 chromosome 1, ASM2978416v1, whole genome shotgun sequence.
atgtgcaatccaaccggagcgacgtcgaacataaggatagatccaaagcgcttggaggtttcgggataagcgtcatttcaccgttgttcaaaatagtcatgtcgaagtcatcgcaaaggctatagattaaagaggagcggttatcattgtaaagggaaccccaagccacaccatgagagttgaagtctcccaaaatcaaacgtggcgagggaagaagttctattaaatcaaagagcagccgttgcccaacctgtgctctgggaggaatatatatattgaggcaatacaaagctctttaccttgtattgtcatttgacatgcgacaacttcgataccTGGAATCGAGAGgaagttaatacgatagaaagaatagcactttttaatccctaaaagtactcctccatatggggtatctcgatcaaggcgaataatattaaaatcatggaagttgagatcaatatttgaagtaagccaagtttcacaaagggaaaatgcatcgcatttgtttttatttatcaaaactttaaacgaatcaatttttggtaaaatacttctacaattccactgtaagacagagatagaatccttcatatacgcagttgaattaggcatcgaaggatacaatcgctgcaaggaggggcctttgggcagtcaactgcttcaaaagtgATCTTACTTTTGGGAGGAatactgtaagaaaaattttaattagatcgggtacattgaatgtttcaaaaatccagtccacaatgtcagaaaatttcactaatccagagtttttttcatcgactgggagtgcaaaaggaacaactggggttttagatgttcctggcagtgctgggaactccttctgggactttaaatttgcaagcccaggaggagtttgcttcggttcttccgcagcactgtttggtttgtttgtaactttcatttcactttgagaaatcttaggaccttttctgggaagtttaggagaggaaatatttttcctctttctagactccccaggattggcgtaagatgttcccgctggtgaatcgtcagaatcggtttcatcagaggacaacagatcataagggtttgatgtaatcggagaagtggtaacggtcttcttcagcatctcagcgtaagaacgcttcgaacgctctttgagagacctctttattttatcccggcgctgcatgtacaccgcacatgtcgagagctcatgttgactctccccacagtgaatgcattttttcagcattttaactgcaggaatcatccgcatgattctccccacacttgccacaacgtgccttattgcagcagtaggcggcagtgtggcctaactgcttacaattcaggcagttcatgacgcgaggcacgtacaatcgcacagggagacgaacccggtggatcgagacgtggcttggtagtgctgacccggcgaacgtaactcgaaacgagtctgacggagtgtatactgttttgccaccgatgatcgatgctgaccgcagttgcttgcagtcgagcacctttacatcgggacatgtgttgtcTTGAAGCATCCTTTGGCACTttccaatatacactcgacggacagactcgaatcggttatgacaccgtcgatctccacgtctcgtgcgggtatgtaaacgcgatactcgcgtgtgaagagatcagagcaagctatatcgttggcctctttcaggttactgaccacgacacggagcttgttaggccggaccttggaaatttcggtcacgccttTGTACTCGTTCGTCaagtctttagaaatctgcaagaggttcaactgttttgatttcggtcccgcctttggcctaAAATAGActgtatagctgccctgggctccgtctgggtaaagcctggggcgaggggggactgaagaatgaacaggggagggggtaacagaagggtcagggtcagaggggttcggggatggtggcgcgggaggcgagggatctacatccatcgcgctaagtctagcgcactagcaccgacaagaacacgtacctttttacttctcccttccagtaaggttggttgtccgatcgttcgaagttgcagccgttacagccagcagcaccaatacagcagcaccaaacagccaccagcagcgagccaggtgtgagatcactccacacagcgatacaactcaactgtcaactgatggcttcttctttttcctcttttgtgtctcgtccactgctgtggcacaattcagccagcagccaaatcggcttacgcaccagctggcagtcacgatgcgaaacagttgcacaaaggcgcgaccttgaactcggatttatttcactcgaccaggcaaacaatgccaacacttgctcacacgtcttttgttttatattctatcggagcgatcagtTTTTTAGATGCCATATgccttagaaatgcatgaaacatcgagaagATTTGGTGTTAACTCGAAAATGTGCTTCTTGTGCGTGTTTATGCAACTATTATCCAACATAGTGACGTGCGTttataaaatggaaaaaaatgctgccGAGGCATTTATATGAACATGAGTAAAGTAGTCAGTAAAACATCGCTGATAAATCTGTTATAATAACAGACTTTCAGTGCATATTTAGACTTTTGCAGtatgaaaaaaaacacaactaGGCACTACAACAACACAGTAACCACAGAAacacagacgtgcctcttcaaggaaaaatcctgaagaatcttcgtccttattcgaaacgttacactcatgcgccaccatgtgagcttattgcctgctaacttattttcgtaaaacggtttttgtctttgctaatgggtgtgcgcgcttgcttaaatcaacaccagcggcatcactgacggtttttgtctttaatAACGAATGTGCGCGCAAGCTTATAACGACACTAGCGGCAATTTCAAATAAATCGTTATTTTTCAGgtcaccatctgctgccgtgttcgcgcttcGTCTTatttttcgacatcagcgctagcgtacgtgcatgaGTCAAATTGGGaactaaagggtgatttttttgctatttggtttttcgtgaattcagatttgacagttcacgcgggaattctgacagctgtcaaagtcaaatacactcagtttggtttgccatttcaccatgaacagacttacgcctgaacaacgctaaCAAATCatcgaattttattatcaaaatttgtcctctgtgaaaaatgtttttcgcgcattacgaccattttatggtcgtcttaatcgacctactgagcaagctattcaagctattgtgacgaaatttcaaaccagttttactctgtTGGGCTTAAACCATCCAACACGTATACATAGAGTGcgaacagaagaaaatattactgCCGTATCAACCAGTATAGTGGAAAACCGTGAAAAGTCAGTTTGACGCCGTTCGCAGCAATTGGgcttgtgttattcgactacatggaagattttacgaaaggatcttgatgtaaagccttacaaaatacagctcgtacatgaattgaagccgaacgacttgccgcagcgtcgaatttgtggtgaatgggccttagaacaacttgccgaaaatccacttttttcagtgacgaagctcatttctggttaaatgggtatgttaataagcaaaattgccgcatttggatcgaagagcaaccagaggcaatacaagaatcgccaatgcacccaaaaaaatgcacggtttggtgcggtttacacgctgcaggcatcattggtccgtacttcttcaaagatgatcaaaatcgccggaaatggaagagcagggtcttgttgacatgtggtttcagcaagacggagcaacgtgctcacatcgcgcgaatcaatggacatattgcggaatgagttcggtgagcaattcatctcacgaaatggaccggtgaattggccggctagatcatgcgatttaacaccgctagtttatttttttgtggggctacgttaagtctctcgtctatgcagATAAgccaacaattccagccttggaagacaacattacacgcgttattcgcgaggtaccagccgaaatgctcgaaaaagtaacccaaaattggacttttcgtatggaccatttaaaacgtagccgtggcccacatttgaatgaaattatctttaaaaagtaaatggcataaactaatttatcggctcaaataaagatttcatacagttttgtaatttttccccATCTTTCgagtgaagactgttgtttttgcagcttttagaGAAATTTCATttcgaaaaagtgcattttttatctaaaatgtcctaagccctatgaaaaagttgaaaatttgcccaaggtatgttcggcagaatgatgtattttttaaatatgaaaatatttcttacataaaattgtctacaactttgctgaagacttcgttttgatttgataagtaaataaaaaaataattttttatctcacttttaggtgaattaatcaaaaattcatTTACATCGAAAGATGCCTCTTAAGATCTTCAAAAACTTTGACGAATACACTTTTGCGTAttaatggcatttttatacccaaaaggctgacgatcacgtttttcgcgttttaaaccattGTGTaatggctcgaagtcggccatgtTTGGTTACAACAACGTTTCGTTTCATCGGATAATTTGAAATAAACGCTGCCTCAAAACGTTCAAACTCTCCTGTACACAGTGCTAAACTTTAGAGCAAATCACGGTCAAAATctcaaactcatttttgaatgaTTGATACTGGTGAATTGCAGTTTTCTAACACCCTTTAACTTATTCTGTATTAAAGTGGACTTCATACATGTAATATTTCCGGTTTTAATAGATCGGTTTAGCTCCATCAACTGTCAaacaaacagcattttagtCTTCTTAAGCTCTATTGTTTGTaatttgaaattgaattaacAGTTCTGGAGATATGACCGAAATAGAGCCAAAATATTTACATAATATACCTAGAACCGTCCAAAAATTGTCAAAACTCATCGGTCGTATGACTCAAATGATTCGTAATTATAAAGTTAGTTTAATTGTAACCATACAATGTGTCTAGGTTCAACCCTGGACATGCCCCAGTGTTCAGTTTATTTTTAACTGAACCGGATTCCATCACGCTTCAACCTTTTTTTTCCTGGATTCTATTTCACTAACACTAAACTAATCAGTTACTCAAAACGAACTTCGGAATTAAAGCCATAAGGCTATTTATTCTAGAGTATAGTATTACCAGGGTGTTAGGGAGCATACGCATATGACCAAAATTTAGCTACTGCGGAGTTATACGGTTTTTTCATTCTTGGTTATGTTTGCTTTCAACGAGTCTCTTGAAAACGTCGAATAAGAGAGAATAAAATGCATCTAGAAAGGAACgaatgtgaaatcaaatgttttttgagaactaaattgcaattttctctctgGAATGTGCGATAATTCTGGGTTTCGTTGtcaactaaattaaacattggAATCTGCTCTTCAGGCTGTTCTTTGACACCACGCATCTAACTCTCTTAGTTTAGCTGCtgtttcactttaaaagcaataagctgCGCCTACATTTAGTATAGTTagattcacaattttctgctccacGGTGTTTACGTAAACAACACGTTGTACACAGCGTGCACTGGATACTGGATCAATGCTAGAAACGTTTTCGACTTCACTTCTTCAGAAAGCTCTTGATGATGCTTTGAAACTTGCTGCAGCAAGAAACCCCTATTAGAATATTTCTTGTCCTTTCTATCAGTCGTTCATCTACACCGCATGTTTCTGAGCTCGTTTTGGATCTGCAAAAAACGACGAGCGGTGTTCCCATCGTACTACTTGACTTTGATCTATGGATTAGCAGACCCACTCGAGTTTACATTCAAAGCTCCGGATCCACGCGTGGAGTGAAGACATACCAAAACCCAATGACTCTTCATTGACTGGTAAAGACAACATTAACTCTTGCTCATTGAATTCCGAAGATGTTGCCTTACAAGTATGACAGCGCAACGCTGACATTGGCCCAGTCAACACATTTGTTAACTTACCATCGCCCATGATCAAATAGAGCTGATACCGAACAATGATTTACCACCGATTACCGTATCAAAAAGTTTCAAATGTTCAATCTTTGCTTTCATCAGCTCATACTCCTCTACAACTACCTAATAAAAAATGTATATGATTTAAAATTCAAACCATAATTGGCAGTATATGAGAACAACCTGTTAAGTTTCCGGACAAAACTGTATGATTATAGGCCTACACAAGTATGGTGACCCGGAAGTTTCATTATCCCAAAAAATATCTGCGTCAGTTTCACTGCCCGATAGATGTAATGAGACCAACCAAATAAATGACACGTGAGAGTCTTTATTTTCTGAATTATTGAACCTTTGTTTGCTTTCGTTGAACCCTGATGCTCCATCGCAGTCCCATTTTACGATGAAAATAAGGGCTTCCCGCataaacaaataccatacacgaaATGTTTCCCGTATAGTATCTTAACCATTTATTAAAAAGTCACATAACCATTTACATACCATATCAGCTTCAGTTTCGACCAACTAGTTTATGGTAACTGAGAAATAACCATTTGGTGAACTAGGCGTTAGGTATGGTTACCATTCAAAAACAGCGGTTTtcccgaacatattttttttcgataatatacacgatatggtaaactaaaaatccaaaattttgtactaaaactattcttcaaatagtataaatatgttattttgcagtagtttccagttgttcaggtatcatttcatgaatggtatatttatattgatttatattctgataatcgttcgtggaatagtcgtgatattgttttaaatattataaaaattgttAGTGGCGATTTCTTCATTGTTTGCAAAAAcatgatgtttttgtttttcacctgCAAATATCATCACTTGCCAGCCATCTGGCACATGTCTCTTTGTGAGTGGTCATATTTGTATTCCTCCAGGCTGCGAGGGGCGCTGTTTTGCACTCGTCGTCGTGCAATGTCGACTTCAACATCGTTCTGCTCGGAGATACTGAATAGAAAAAAGAATCGTTCAAATACTAAAGCCGAAAGATTTGTCACAAAGACCAATTTGATTACCTTTAATTATAGTTTGACAAAAACCTGCGACTACAGCGTTTGCTGGAAGATATCTCTTCGTTTTTCGATGGAGCTTCAACCGTTGGACGTGTGGTGGACAAATAGTGCTCACTATCCTATTTGGGGATACTGTATATAACATTGTAGCTCAATAGTTTAAGTCATTCAATTTAGTACAGTAATAACTGATAAAAGATATAATCACGAACAGTTACCATACTTCATTAAGTACAGTTAAAATCCTTACCGATTCAGCAATGGTTTCTGATTATGCGGTTTTCAGTATTGCTTCAGGATAATTACAGATTCCATCACCAAGCCTTAATATCAATCTCGCTGTgttattatctattatctatcttctttcggtggACTTCATGGTATGAAGGATACCGGTCTTTAACAGATTCTCGTACAAACAGTTATTCCTGCTTGCTTAACCTTGCTTGGACTCTTGTTGCAACAGCCTGCTCCGGAGATACTGCTTTTACCTCTCCAGAAGTTTCGACGGAGTATATATTGTGCACATATGTTCGTTCTTCCTTCTTTTCGTTCGCATGCTGTGTTCTTCGACAGGTTTTTTGGGCCCTCCACTCTTGTTGACCGAACATGATCCTTTTTATGCCTTTTTCAAAGCCTGATTAACCTTCCAAAATAATGTAAAAGCTGCGTCGCTTTTCCAGGTTTTTGACAAAAGGCTTGCTAccgccaagtttttttttttcttcatgctGGAACATCTTCGAATTTCTTCAAAGATTACTCTTCTTCTCATGTGTATTGCTATTTGAACAATATAGGAATAGCGTTATTTGTTGGTACTTTTTATAACCACTTAAAAGATTGTTTAAACTTACCATTATCCATTTGAGATTCTTGGTTGTGTGCACAAGGAAAAAGATCAACGGCTACACTTAAACGTTGTGTTCTCCACGTTGTTTATATTCGAAACAGCATTTTGTGGAGCACTTGTTCCATGGCTACTACGATTGAATGAAGCGCATGAACCTAATACGCATTCAGAACAACTTATATAAAAATATGTTCCTGTTCTTTTAAATTGGATGAGAATCTATCGCTAGTTTTCGCTAACTCAAACCATCACCATTTTGAAACTTATGAAACCTATTGGATAGCGGGCTCTCATGGGCAACTATAGTTTCAAGGCATATCCAACCCGAAAGATGTTCATAAAACAACAATTTAGCtcatgccgtgtcaaataaatgttgtgtgaacaaaaaaaaacaattgagcACAATACACTAACCTCTAATTGTTTGGAAGTTTCTGAAATTAATACAAATATGCCTTGGACATATGTGAACAGTTTCTCTGAAGACGTCACTCATGTACGTGCATCCTGTGAAGCTAAAGGATGGTTTTAAGAGGCATACTTTTCCTAGTTGATCGGAGTTTTGTGATAATGACCAATCATTGTTCGGCAGTAATATCTCTCACTAGGTATTCCGTATAaagatcatttttttataataaattcagcgaaagttcgattaacctttacTTAAACGCTTGTCTGCAGTTACAACATTGAAAACTTTACGACTTATCATTGCCTTCCGTCTTAGCGGGTTCTACCTGCAGCATGCGTACGTTGTTCGGCACACGACGCTGGGTCAGCCGTAGACGGAAATGCTGCTTAATTTCCGATTTTGTTGAATGTTGATGTTgcagttgttgttttttttttctatattatcTAGCCATTCTGGGACCAACTAACCACTAGCATGAATCTCCTTACTCAATACAATATTTGCTTACATATTATTATATTCATATTCACAAAGGTTTTAAGACTAACTTCCTACCACTCCTTGTCGAGCACTCGGAAAGGtatatgcaaggttttttttctttcgaattTCTCAAAACGACGATTTTTCTTAATAGAAAGATATCActccaattgtttttttttttcaattttttttagctttttttctTTGCTTCAAGAATACGTTTTTAAggaaaaaagaataaaagactatataaattagtttttttacaCAGGTTTGGTTTGCTTTTCGACTTAGCGAGAGAATGTGCTCTTTTAACTCGTGATACAGACGCATATTGGAatataggttttttttctgttagatCAACTCTCTCTTGATCATTAAGTTTTTCAGTGTAACTTGTTGTTAGTAGTAGATAATTTAGTTGGTAGtgaatattttaataaaaaagcaTCGAAAAGGAAAGGCTTTTAAAAGATGTACAAACGCATTGACTAACATGAAATGTTATTCttcaaacaaaattaattttatgcTATCGTTGAACATTCAAACTAAAAAGAATTGTTTCTATTGTGTGTCGGTTTCTTTCAGCCACTCGATAAAATATGTCTTAGTTTCAGTAATTTGGATTCGCCAATCGATACTAGTCTTTTGTACGTTTAAATTATGATTCTAGCCGTGGGAATGTTAATTGAACGTTCGATATGAAAAAAAGGAAATTGCGACACAGGACTTATGGAAACCGACATTTACGAAAGCAATATCCGTGGGTAGAAACAGTAACGTTGAACACTATCCATCCCACATATTCAAGAAGATATATTGGTTTGTTTTCATAATTCGAACATTTTTACGCTAACTGTGAATGTTATTAAACCGGACAtagcaaaaacatcatcgaaacAATAAACCGTCAGGAATAACTCTATTTTGTCTACAATGAATACAACATAAAATGTTACCTAAAGCGTAGAATTACCCTTGTGTATAAAAATCTGTCGTCACATCGCATAAGCCaaacaagtaaaaaaataaaaaaacacctTAAAACATACGACTAAAGGAATCATACGGTTACAAAACAACCGGCGCAGGATTAGATCCGCCGCCGGGCACACTCTgtcgcacacacacacgcgaaGCAAAAAAAACCGTCCACCTGGAATCTCAAGCGCCCACCTCGCGCACGAAACATTCCCGGCAGACTCGAACGGCTTTGGTTAATCCGTACTTGGGCAGTGGAGCGGTAGCGCTAGAGCAGACGCCGCAAAATACACCCCCGCAGTTTCGGCAGTGGTGGCGTCTTCGAAATGGCGTGAACGATGAAGCGCACGCCATACACCGTGGAGCGTCCCCATCGGGAATCCACCGGGGAGGCGCCTCCGGCATTCGTCGCTGCTGGCCGTCTGATGGTGATGATAAGTTCAGCGGACTGTTCGGACTGGAACGGCTTCTGCCGTATTCTCCCTTCGAGCCTATTGCACTATGCCTTCGGTGATTGTCGCGCAGGTTCGTACCAACGCTGCCACTTTCTTCCACCACTATCGATGTCTCACTCAAGCTGACACTTCTCTCCTGCGAGCTTCGACTGCTTGATCCACCTGAATTGCCTCCACCGGTTACAACCGAAACGGACACATTTACCGTCACACTTCCATTCTCCGTGGCAGTAGTCATCATTGTGCGAGGTGCAGATGTAGCCCTAACTGGCGACGTTCCTGGTGTGCCGAACACCGAGTCGTGCGGATCGTCAACGTTGACCTCTTCGGCCGAATAAATGCTCTGACTGGAGCCGCCACTGTTTTGACCCGGCGTGATGACGTCTTGCTCGCTGGCCCGAAACTCGAACATTTCTACAGGATCGGGCTCTTTCGATTTATCGGTCGAATTTTCCGCCGGTTCCGCGGGTATTTCCGGCTCCGGGGGAGAAGAATTGATAACAAACACACTTTTCAACATCTGGCGCAGATCTGCAGCGAAATTAGTCTGCAGCTGGTCGGCGACGCCAGCAATACAAACGAATAAACGATGCAGCAGGTTTTCCGTGGTTCTAAAAAAGCATAAAAttagtattatttttttcaacgatCCAAAATTTGACTTACTTGAATTTAATCCTTCCGGCGGCTCGAATGGCTATTGCAGCTTCCTGAGATCCATCACCGCCTCTGCTggtactactgctgctgctaccgCATTCGCTTTGCGAACCCGACGATGGTGATGTATCACAGCTCGAGTATACGGACGGTTCCCTTTGGTTAGCGACGACAGAATCATGCTTCACCGTTCCACAAGCTTCCGCATGCTTCTTATTCTTGGAATAGTGTTTTCTTCCACTAGTGATGCTACCCGCTCGATGGCGTCGATATCTGTGATGCTTTTCGCCGGAAAGTTTCATTGTTGAATTTTCGCTGGTGCCGGGATTTGCCGTAGTACCCGTCACCGTTGTCGAACCCACCCGATACGTAATACTGCACAGGGAGTTTCCACTATCTTCGTCATCATCCTCTTGTCTCTCATACTCATCCACTTCACCCTCCTCGGAAGATGAAGATTCGCTTGTATTCTGTGTCACCGATCGTTCCGTGTCTAGTTCCGGTGAATGATCCAGACTAGAGTTAGCCGTCCCGAGACCAGAATCCACCAGTTTTTGATTACTTTCCGACAGTATTTGCTCAATCCGAGTGTTGGGAGATACTCCTGGCTTCAGCTCTTCGTCTGTTGCTATAAAACTATCCGTTAAGGGCGCTTCATTTGTTTGTAGCAGATTACCAAAATTCGTGTTGGGAATCAGATAACCGGACGCGCAATCCGACGTTACAAGGCCATCTTTCAGTGCATCCTCTTCGTCGTCGTCTTCGTCCACCTCGTCATCGTCGTCAGAAATTATAGTTTCATTTCCCACTCGTTCCAGAATTTGATTGCTGCTATCTACAGGTCGACCACCATAAAAACTACTGTCCTCGTCTTCATCTTCGATACCACTATTtctactattattactattaacaTTAGTCGTTACGATAACGACTTCGTCTCCCTGCGGCGAAGCCTGGTTGTTATCATTTCCATTTTCATCACAGATTAGTTGATCCTTCAGGCTGATTTCCTCGTTGGTGCAGAGCAGCTTCTCCAGCTGATGCAGCTCGTGTTTGGTCAGCGTTCGCAGTAGGTCTCGCATCTTGATTAGCAGCTTGCGGAATGGTCGAAACATTTCGGAAATATTGTCCGCCGGCTGATCCATGTTCAGTGGTCCTTCCCTGAATATCACCAACCCGGCGACGATCGCCAGACGAGGAATCGAAAACATTAGCGCTGGATCGTACGCATCCACTTGATCCTGCTCAAGTAGACCGATCTTGAGCGCCCGCTGGAGCGTCTCCGAGAACAGCACACAGATCAGCTCCTGCATCTCGTACTCCTGCTTGGACTTGACCTGAACCATCGCACTGACGTACAGCAGCTCGAACTCCGCGAACAATCGGTCGAAGATTTTCAAGCTTTCGTACAGCTGCTCCGTGGCGGCATCATTCACATCCAACCGGAGCGTCAAACTGTTCGGGGTGTTGTTACGCAGGCACTGCTCCCGCAGCAGGTTCCGCACGTTGTCCAAACTCTTGGTGACAGCTTTCGCCAGGGGACGCATCGTGACGCTTTCCACCTCCCGGTTCATGATGGACGATCCGGCGGCCAGACACTCGGCACCGAACCACAGCTGACCGGCGAGGCTCTCCTGTAGAACCTCCTCGGGAAATTTGGCACGGAAAGCCCGCGGGGCCCGATCGTCGCCTAACAGTTCGTCCATGATCTGGTTGGTGATGGCTAGCACGCGGTCCTGCAAAACGGAGGaagaaaattgttgaaaaaattaACATAGAACATGTTTATGTGGTCCCCGtgactctgtggttagcgatgtcggtcggctagctctcccacacggttgtgatatcgggttcgattcccgatcgagtcgaggatcttttcgagctggaaattttctcgactaggcactggggcacggtgtatcgttgtacttatcctacacatgcaaaatgtgccaaaaaacaatatcgataacgaattctctcaactaatctagttgatcgagaccgctattagccccaaggctaagcgtgcgatattgttttttttatgtttcctaTTTTTGGTAATTAGTTTATACATCAAGGATGAAAACGGCAAAAATTATCTAGGTAGAAGCACCAGTCCTGGCCACACTTGTGTTTGAACGTTAATTTTGAAATAGAGATGCGAGAAATTATCACTGATCCCTTCTTGGCCACACAACGAAATTAACATATAATTAATAATCCTGTTTTCGCCATATGTACACGATGTCGATGTATACGTTTGAATTACTGTTCGTAAATCATGATTTTCCATTTCTCACGACAGAGCATAGTAAGCGTTGAAACTTTACTGCTCTGtggaaaaaaaagtcaattgttCGTCATTCTGGCAAGTGAAAAGTACGGTATTCCAAGGTCTACGATACGATACCGCTTGAGTGATAATTGGCATAAAACCTTAACATGTGGTCCTGCAACTGTACTATCTACGgaggaaaaaaagttttcctgTGCAGCGCCGTGCTTTGTTTTCGAAAGTTGAAGAATTTCTATCTGCTAACC
It includes:
- the LOC129732687 gene encoding lateral signaling target protein 2 homolog isoform X3; translation: MMIDDKSLLARFYHADRALTAVASELDSFDGRAEPVRCTRLVGRLRQGQDRVLAITNQIMDELLGDDRAPRAFRAKFPEEVLQESLAGQLWFGAECLAAGSSIMNREVESVTMRPLAKAVTKSLDNVRNLLREQCLRNNTPNSLTLRLDVNDAATEQLYESLKIFDRLFAEFELLYVSAMVQVKSKQEYEMQELICVLFSETLQRALKIGLLEQDQVDAYDPALMFSIPRLAIVAGLVIFREGPLNMDQPADNISEMFRPFRKLLIKMRDLLRTLTKHELHQLEKLLCTNEEISLKDQLICDENGNDNNQASPQGDEVVIVTTNVNSNNSRNSGIEDEDEDSSFYGGRPVDSSNQILERVGNETIISDDDDEVDEDDDEEDALKDGLVTSDCASGYLIPNTNFGNLLQTNEAPLTDSFIATDEELKPGVSPNTRIEQILSESNQKLVDSGLGTANSSLDHSPELDTERSVTQNTSESSSSEEGEVDEYERQEDDDEDSGNSLCSITYRVGSTTVTGTTANPGTSENSTMKLSGEKHHRYRRHRAGSITSGRKHYSKNKKHAEACGTVKHDSVVANQREPSVYSSCDTSPSSGSQSECGSSSSSTSRGGDGSQEAAIAIRAAGRIKFKTTENLLHRLFVCIAGVADQLQTNFAADLRQMLKSVFVINSSPPEPEIPAEPAENSTDKSKEPDPVEMFEFRASEQDVITPGQNSGGSSQSIYSAEEVNVDDPHDSVFGTPGTSPVRATSAPRTMMTTATENGSVTVNVSVSVVTGGGNSGGSSSRSSQERSVSLSETSIVVEESGSVGTNLRDNHRRHSAIGSKGEYGRSRSSPNSPLNLSSPSDGQQRRMPEAPPRWIPDGDAPRCMACASSFTPFRRRHHCRNCGGVFCGVCSSATAPLPKYGLTKAVRVCRECFVREVGA
- the LOC129732687 gene encoding lateral signaling target protein 2 homolog isoform X2 — its product is MDPLRATMFWKIDDKSLLARFYHADRALTAVASELDSFDGRAEPVRCTRLVGRLRQGQDRVLAITNQIMDELLGDDRAPRAFRAKFPEEVLQESLAGQLWFGAECLAAGSSIMNREVESVTMRPLAKAVTKSLDNVRNLLREQCLRNNTPNSLTLRLDVNDAATEQLYESLKIFDRLFAEFELLYVSAMVQVKSKQEYEMQELICVLFSETLQRALKIGLLEQDQVDAYDPALMFSIPRLAIVAGLVIFREGPLNMDQPADNISEMFRPFRKLLIKMRDLLRTLTKHELHQLEKLLCTNEEISLKDQLICDENGNDNNQASPQGDEVVIVTTNVNSNNSRNSGIEDEDEDSSFYGGRPVDSSNQILERVGNETIISDDDDEVDEDDDEEDALKDGLVTSDCASGYLIPNTNFGNLLQTNEAPLTDSFIATDEELKPGVSPNTRIEQILSESNQKLVDSGLGTANSSLDHSPELDTERSVTQNTSESSSSEEGEVDEYERQEDDDEDSGNSLCSITYRVGSTTVTGTTANPGTSENSTMKLSGEKHHRYRRHRAGSITSGRKHYSKNKKHAEACGTVKHDSVVANQREPSVYSSCDTSPSSGSQSECGSSSSSTSRGGDGSQEAAIAIRAAGRIKFKTTENLLHRLFVCIAGVADQLQTNFAADLRQMLKSVFVINSSPPEPEIPAEPAENSTDKSKEPDPVEMFEFRASEQDVITPGQNSGGSSQSIYSAEEVNVDDPHDSVFGTPGTSPVRATSAPRTMMTTATENGSVTVNVSVSVVTGGGNSGGSSSRSSQERSVSLSETSIVVEESGSVGTNLRDNHRRHSAIGSKGEYGRSRSSPNSPLNLSSPSDGQQRRMPEAPPRWIPDGDAPRCMACASSFTPFRRRHHCRNCGGVFCGVCSSATAPLPKYGLTKAVRVCRECFVREVGA